From a region of the Nitrososphaerales archaeon genome:
- a CDS encoding PhoU domain-containing protein, giving the protein MVQIREETRKIQFTGKSSYIISLPKKWVEDIGLKAGDSVAVVRQGNSLLQIGPSKKHLAKGVAEASIEVGINDDVSIPIRKMIALYILGFNIINIKARDGRLQTKQREAVKSTVRKVLMGAEIIADSTDGLTVQVLINMVELSVDAAFKRMLLIAKSMLKDAILALKESNRELAREVITSDDEVDRFSFYIIRQLNIAIQNEHLLADMGLLKPRDCLGYRSIVKSIERAADHAANIAEDIFEMETTMGSDLVAKIENMSNFALEVLDDACLSLFKRDYAEAERAIEKSKHIDDLEEQILGNPTSLRNINELYRIKLITENLRRIAEYASDIAEIVLNMTVEQSLKQGKA; this is encoded by the coding sequence ATGGTGCAGATACGGGAAGAAACCAGAAAGATACAGTTTACAGGTAAATCATCATATATTATCTCACTACCTAAAAAGTGGGTAGAAGATATAGGACTGAAAGCTGGGGACTCTGTTGCAGTCGTAAGGCAGGGTAATTCATTACTGCAAATTGGTCCGTCTAAAAAGCACCTTGCAAAGGGTGTAGCTGAAGCCAGTATAGAAGTTGGAATAAATGATGATGTTAGTATACCTATAAGAAAAATGATTGCTCTGTATATTCTTGGGTTTAATATCATAAATATCAAGGCAAGGGATGGCAGATTGCAGACAAAGCAGAGGGAGGCTGTGAAGAGCACCGTTAGGAAGGTGCTTATGGGAGCTGAAATAATCGCAGATTCTACCGATGGTCTGACGGTACAGGTTCTGATAAACATGGTTGAGCTTTCCGTAGATGCAGCGTTCAAGCGAATGTTGCTTATTGCAAAATCGATGTTAAAGGATGCTATACTGGCACTGAAGGAATCTAACAGGGAGCTGGCAAGAGAAGTAATAACCAGTGATGATGAAGTTGATCGCTTTAGTTTCTACATAATCCGACAGCTCAACATAGCAATACAGAACGAACATCTCTTAGCGGACATGGGCCTTTTGAAACCCAGAGATTGTTTGGGCTATAGATCAATTGTGAAAAGCATTGAAAGGGCCGCGGATCATGCTGCGAATATAGCGGAGGACATTTTCGAGATGGAGACCACAATGGGTAGCGATCTTGTTGCTAAAATAGAAAACATGAGTAACTTTGCGTTAGAGGTGTTAGACGATGCATGTCTGTCGTTATTCAAGAGAGACTACGCCGAAGCGGAGAGGGCAATAGAAAAATCGAAACACATAGATGATTTGGAGGAGCAGATTCTTGGGAATCCTACTAGTCTAAGGAATATCAACGAATTATATCGTATAAAGCTGATAACTGAGAATCTCAGAAGGATTGCAGAATATGCTAGTGATATTGCTGAAATAGTGTTAAACATGACAGTTGAGCAATCCCTAAAGCAAGGTAAAGCCTAA
- a CDS encoding inorganic phosphate transporter gives MVELVIVAIVAALFFDFYNGMNDAANSIATVIGSRTLKPLHAVSVAAIANFVGPFVFGVAVATTVGKGLVDPGVITVYVVIAGVIGAISWIAFATHSGIPISASHTLLGGFVGAGIAAGGLEAIVFEGFSKVLTFMVVSPLAGLGIAFGLTIFILHVLKRKRPYVINRVFGRLQIISATFFSLTHGANDGQKTMGIIVAALVAGGILDSFYVPYYVIIMAASAIALGTFFGGFKVIKTMGLRLTALKPYQGFCAETGGGVILTFMAQLGIPVSTTHAIAGSIMGVGATRRLSAVRWGVGRTMIYAWIITIPARAAIGALFYKIMVILNLI, from the coding sequence ATGGTAGAGTTGGTTATTGTTGCTATTGTAGCAGCACTATTCTTTGATTTCTATAACGGCATGAACGATGCAGCGAACTCAATTGCGACTGTTATAGGCTCAAGAACATTAAAACCATTGCACGCAGTGTCAGTAGCTGCGATAGCGAATTTCGTTGGACCTTTTGTGTTTGGCGTAGCTGTGGCAACGACTGTGGGCAAGGGACTAGTGGATCCGGGTGTGATTACTGTGTATGTTGTTATTGCTGGTGTAATTGGAGCCATATCATGGATAGCGTTTGCAACACATTCCGGTATACCAATATCAGCTAGTCACACCCTTCTAGGAGGATTCGTTGGTGCTGGGATAGCTGCAGGTGGCCTTGAGGCTATAGTCTTTGAGGGCTTCTCTAAAGTTCTAACATTCATGGTAGTATCACCGCTCGCTGGACTTGGAATTGCCTTCGGGCTTACTATATTCATATTACATGTTCTGAAGAGGAAAAGGCCTTACGTTATCAATAGAGTGTTTGGAAGACTACAAATAATCTCCGCAACATTTTTTTCCTTAACACATGGTGCAAATGACGGACAGAAGACAATGGGAATAATTGTGGCTGCATTGGTTGCCGGAGGTATCCTAGATTCATTTTACGTTCCCTATTATGTAATAATTATGGCTGCATCTGCTATAGCTTTGGGAACATTCTTTGGCGGTTTCAAAGTTATCAAAACGATGGGACTACGCCTGACCGCACTAAAACCATATCAAGGTTTTTGCGCAGAAACTGGTGGCGGTGTAATACTCACATTCATGGCGCAGTTGGGAATTCCTGTAAGTACAACGCACGCAATAGCAGGTTCGATAATGGGCGTGGGTGCAACTAGAAGGCTTTCTGCAGTTAGATGGGGTGTCGGCAGAACCATGATCTATGCGTGGATTATAACAATACCAGCAAGAGCTGCTATAGGAGCGCTTTTCTATAAAATAATGGTGATCCTGAACCTTATATAG
- a CDS encoding DUF47 family protein → MSWLSWLKPTDREILHTLETQSANLLRAAELLVDLINNYENIGTKENLIKDIEHNGDAIAHNIFNTLDRTFITPIDREDISRLATAIDNILDSIDGAADRFVLFKIRKPTTYMAELANCIKVSAIEIHLLVTKLSKIKSASEIITHCRMVSEYEHDADQIYRRAVAELFETNDPVEIMKMKEVYDSLEKASDMCVDVADVIEDIVLKYK, encoded by the coding sequence ATGAGTTGGCTCTCATGGTTGAAGCCTACAGATAGGGAGATTCTCCATACCTTGGAGACGCAGTCAGCCAACCTACTTAGAGCTGCGGAGTTGCTTGTCGATCTCATTAATAATTATGAGAATATAGGGACGAAGGAGAATTTGATAAAGGATATAGAGCATAATGGCGATGCAATAGCTCATAATATTTTTAACACTCTTGATCGCACATTCATAACCCCGATTGATCGGGAGGACATATCCAGACTAGCCACGGCCATTGATAACATCCTTGACTCTATAGATGGTGCAGCCGACCGCTTTGTGCTGTTCAAGATAAGGAAACCTACTACATATATGGCCGAACTGGCAAACTGTATAAAAGTATCTGCTATTGAGATACACCTACTGGTAACTAAGCTAAGTAAAATCAAAAGTGCGAGCGAGATAATTACCCATTGCAGAATGGTGAGTGAATATGAGCATGACGCTGATCAGATTTACAGAAGGGCTGTTGCTGAACTATTCGAAACCAACGATCCAGTTGAGATAATGAAGATGAAGGAGGTATACGACTCACTCGAAAAAGCCTCTGATATGTGTGTTGACGTGGCAGATGTAATTGAAGACATTGTTCTGAAATACAAATAG
- a CDS encoding PUA domain-containing protein: protein MRKFAIDPRLKIAASIDAIFGSNVSSSVPIDKFDFIFSKRTGRIKNVLHEGNLVCTLRTDGGLALTIYGASLLIRGNNFMGNCVTVRNDVSEFISDGKSVFCKHVIRCGDNVRVGSDVAVLDEGGNVIAVGKAVLSARMMREFTRGVAVKVREGLKAGR from the coding sequence ATGCGCAAGTTTGCCATAGACCCCAGGCTAAAGATCGCAGCAAGCATCGATGCAATCTTTGGTAGCAACGTCTCTTCCTCTGTACCTATAGATAAATTCGATTTTATATTTTCAAAACGAACTGGTAGAATAAAGAACGTCCTTCACGAAGGTAACCTTGTTTGCACATTGCGCACAGATGGTGGATTGGCATTGACGATCTATGGAGCCAGCTTGTTGATACGGGGCAATAACTTCATGGGAAACTGTGTTACTGTTCGCAACGATGTTTCTGAATTCATATCCGATGGCAAATCTGTTTTTTGTAAACATGTTATAAGGTGCGGTGATAACGTGAGGGTAGGAAGCGATGTAGCTGTGCTTGACGAAGGCGGCAATGTTATCGCTGTGGGAAAGGCGGTACTTTCTGCTAGAATGATGAGAGAGTTCACACGAGGCGTAGCGGTCAAGGTGCGCGAGGGTTTAAAAGCGGGAAGGTGA
- a CDS encoding nascent polypeptide-associated complex protein, translating into MRGNRQIRRMLDKMGLNMNELKDVEEVTIKTIDREIIIKNPTVAELKTQDSTIYQVVGDDIEEKQRVVPKFKEEDIMLVSQQAGVSKEVAIKALADSQGDLAKAILGLTTK; encoded by the coding sequence ATGCGTGGCAATCGACAAATAAGGCGCATGTTAGACAAGATGGGCCTGAACATGAATGAGCTTAAAGATGTTGAAGAAGTTACTATAAAGACCATTGATAGGGAAATCATAATAAAGAATCCAACAGTTGCAGAACTGAAGACCCAAGATTCTACCATATATCAAGTTGTAGGTGATGATATAGAGGAAAAGCAGAGAGTGGTACCCAAGTTCAAGGAGGAGGATATAATGCTTGTTTCCCAGCAGGCTGGAGTATCTAAGGAGGTAGCCATAAAGGCACTAGCCGATTCGCAGGGAGACCTTGCGAAAGCTATTCTAGGCCTTACCACAAAGTAA